The genomic window AACGCGCCCTACGAGTGCGGTTTTGAAGCCTTCGAGGATGCACGCATGAAATTCGATGTGCGCTATTACTTGGTCGCCATTCTCTTTATCTTGTTCGATCTGGAAATTGCCTTCCTGTTCCCATGGGCTATTGCCCTCAAGGAGATCGGGGCCGTTGGCTTCTGGGCAATGATGATCTTTCTCGCCATCCTCGTCGTGGGCTTCGCCTACGAGTGGAAAAAAGGCGCCCTGGATTGGGAATGAAAAGGAATTTGCGCAATGGCCATTGAAGGCGTCATGAAAGAAGGCTTCGTCACCACCACATACGACTCAGTGGTGAATTGGGCGAAGACCGGATCACTGTGGCCGATGACATTCGGTCTGGCCTGCTGCGCAGTTGAAATGATGCATGCGGGCGCGGCCCGCTACGACATCGACCGCTTCGGCATGTTGTTTCGGCCGAGTCCGCGTCAGTCCGATCTGATGATCGTGGCGGGCACGCTCTGCAACAAGATGGCTCCTGCCTTGCGCAAAGTCTACGACCAGATGCCCGAGCCGCGTTGGGTGCTCTCGATGGGATCGTGTGCCAATGGCGGCGGTTACTACCACTACAGCTATTCCGTCGTGCGTGGTTGCGACCGCATCGTGCCTGTCGACGTGTATGTGCCGGGTTGCCCGCCCACCGCCGAGGCATTGCTGTACGGAGTGATCCAGTTGCAGCAAAAAATTCGCCGCACCAACACCATTGCCCGCGCCTGAGGAATTGCAAACGATGACGGACTTTGCAATTTCGCCCGACGCGCTTCTGGCGAACATCACCGAGACGCTGGGCGTCAAGGCCAAGAGCATCAAGCTGGCTTTGGGTGAAGTGACTGTGGTGGTCGACGCTACCGACTACATTGAAGCGGCAGTCATGCTGCGCGATGCGCCTGGTTGCCGCTTCGAGCAGCTCATCGATTTGTGCGGGCTCGACTACTCCGAGTACCGCGACGGGGAATGGCATGGCGAACGGTTTTGCGTCGTGACGCATCTGCTTTCGGTCAGCCTGAATCAGCGTGTGCGACTCAAGGTGTTCGCACCCAACGAAGATTTGCCGGTCGTCGATTCTTTGCAGCCTGTGTGGAGTGCCGCGACCTGGTTCGAGCGCGAAGCCTTCGACCTGTACGGCATCGTGTTCGAAGGGCATGACGACTTGCGCCGCATCCTGACCGACTACGGATTCATCGGCCATCCGTTCCGCAAAGACTTCCCGGTGTCGGGCCACGTCGAAATGCGCTATGACGCCGAGCAGAAGCGAGTCGTCTATCAACCCGTTTCGATCGAACCGCGAGAGGTCACGCCACGCGTGATTCGCGAAGACAACTACGGCGGACTGCACTGATGGCGGAAATCAAGAATTACACGCTGAACTTCGGCCCGCAGCATCCGGCAGCGCACGGTGTGCTGCGCCTCGTGCTCGAGCTCGACGGCGAAGTCATACAGCGCGCCGATCCGCACATCGGTCTGCTGCACCGCGCGACTGAAAAGCTCGCCGAGTCGCGCACGTTCATTCAGTCGTTGCCCTACATGGACCGCCTCGACTACGTGTCGATGATGAGCAACGAGCACGCGTATTGCCTCGCCATCGAGAAGCTTCTTGGCCTCGAGGTGCCCATCCGGGCGCAGTACATCCGTGTCATGTTCGCTGAGATCACGCGGTTGCTGAACCATCTGCTGTGGCTGGGTGCGCATGGTCTGGACTGCGGTGCCATGAACGTGCTCATCTATTGCTTTCGCGAGCGTGAAGACCTGTTCGACATGTACGAAGCGGTTTCAGGCGCCCGCATGCATGCCGCTTATTTCCGTCCTGGCGGCGTGTATCGCGACTTGCCGGATGCGATGCCGCAATACAAGGTCAGCAAGATCAAGAACGCCAAGGCGATCGATCGGCTGAACGAAAATCGCCAGGGATCGTTGCTTGATTTCATCGACGATTTCAGCAAGCGCTTTCCGAAGATGGTTGACGAGTACGAGACACTTCTCACCGACAACCGCATCTGGAAACAACGCACGGTAGGTATCGGCGTCGTGACACCGGAGCGCGCGTTGAACCTGGGCTTTACTGGTCCGATGTTGCGTGGTTCCGGCATCGAATGGGATTTGCGCAAGAAGCAGCCGTACGACGTCTACGACCAGATGGATTTCGACATCGCCATCGGCAAGACTGGCGACTGCTATGACCGCTATCTGGTTCGCATCGAAGAGATGCGCCAGGCCAATCGGATCATCCAGCAGTGCTCTGCCTGGTTGCGCACGAACGATGGCCCGGTGATAACCGCCAACCATAAGGTGGCGGCTCCGGCACGCGAATCGATGAAGGCGAACATGGAGGAGTTGATCCACCACTTCAAGCTTTTCACCGAAGGGTTCCATGTGCCCGAAGGCGAGGCGTATGCCGCTGTCGAGCACCCCAAGGGCGAGTTCGGCATCTACCTAGTGAGCGACGGTGCCAACAAGCCATACCGCCTCAAGATCCGGCCGCCAGGTTTTCCGCATTTGGCCGCGCTCGACGAGATGGCGCGTGGTCACATGATTGCCGATGCCGTCGCCGTGATCGGCACGATGGACATCGTGTTCGGCGAAATCGACAGGTGATTCAACCTATGAATTCAGACACCTTGAAGCATGCGTCGGCGCCTCTCTCGCAAGAGATGCTAGACAAGTTCGCGCGAGAAGTTGCCAAGTACCCGCCTGCAGGCAAAGACTCTGCAGTGATGGCCTGCCTGGCGTTTATCCAGCAGGAAGAAGGCTACGTAAGCCTGCAGCGCGAGCGTGATGTGGCTGAGTACCTCAGCATGGCGCCGATTGCGGTGCATGAGGTGACGACCTTCTACAACATGTACAACCAGCATCCGGTGGGCAAGTACAAGCTCAACGTGTGCACCAACCTGCCGTGCCTGTTGCGTGATGGCGCCAAGGCGCTGGCGCATCTCGAAAAGAAGCTGGGTATCGTGATGGGCGGCACCACGGCCGACGGTTTCTTCACGCTGCAGCAAAGCGAGTGCCTGGGCGCCTGCGCGGACTCGCCGGTCATGCTGGTCAACGACCGCACGATGTGCAGCTTCATGAGCAACGAAAAGCTCGATCAACTCATTGACGGTTTGCGCGGTGCAACCACCGGAGAGGCTTCCTGATGTCGCCCGATCAAGTGCTTTCACAGTTTCAGGCAACGGGCGTTCAGACCTGTTTCCATGACCGACATATCGGCGCACAGATCTACGCCGGGCTCGATGGCACCAACTGGCGCCTGTCCGACTACGAAGCGCGCGGCGGCTACGCAGCATTGCGCAAAATCCTGAACGAGGGCATGACCTCTGACCAGGTGATCGCCGAAGTCAAGGCATCGGGCTTGCGTGGCCGCGGCGGTGCGGGCTTTCCGACGGGGCTCAAGTGGAGCTTCATGCCGCGCCAGTTTCCGGGCCAGAAGTATCTTGTCTGTAACTCGGACGAGGGCGAGCCAGGAACTTGCAAAGACCGCGACATCCTCCAGTTCAATCCGCACATCGTGATCGAAGGCATGGCGATCGCCGCATTCGCGATGGGCATCAGCGTCGGCTACAACTACATCCACGGCGAGATCTTCACGAGCTACGACCGCTTCGAAGAAGCGCTGGAAGAAGCACGCGCTGCCGGCTACCTTGGCGACGGCATCATGGGCAGCACGTACAACTTCCAGTTGCATGCAGCGCATGGTTTTGGCGCGTACATCTGCGGGGAAGAAACCGCCTTGCTCGAATCGCTCGAAGGCAAGAAGGGGCAGCCGCGCTTCAAGCCGCCGTTCCCGGCTAGCTTCGGTCTCTACGGCAAGCCGACGACGATCAACAACACAGAGACCTTCGCGGCCGTGCCGTGGATCATCCGCAACGGCGGATCGGCGTACCTCGAATGCGGCAAGCCGAACAACGGCGGCACCA from Variovorax sp. PAMC28562 includes these protein-coding regions:
- a CDS encoding NADH-quinone oxidoreductase subunit D; its protein translation is MAEIKNYTLNFGPQHPAAHGVLRLVLELDGEVIQRADPHIGLLHRATEKLAESRTFIQSLPYMDRLDYVSMMSNEHAYCLAIEKLLGLEVPIRAQYIRVMFAEITRLLNHLLWLGAHGLDCGAMNVLIYCFREREDLFDMYEAVSGARMHAAYFRPGGVYRDLPDAMPQYKVSKIKNAKAIDRLNENRQGSLLDFIDDFSKRFPKMVDEYETLLTDNRIWKQRTVGIGVVTPERALNLGFTGPMLRGSGIEWDLRKKQPYDVYDQMDFDIAIGKTGDCYDRYLVRIEEMRQANRIIQQCSAWLRTNDGPVITANHKVAAPARESMKANMEELIHHFKLFTEGFHVPEGEAYAAVEHPKGEFGIYLVSDGANKPYRLKIRPPGFPHLAALDEMARGHMIADAVAVIGTMDIVFGEIDR
- a CDS encoding NADH-quinone oxidoreductase subunit C; its protein translation is MTDFAISPDALLANITETLGVKAKSIKLALGEVTVVVDATDYIEAAVMLRDAPGCRFEQLIDLCGLDYSEYRDGEWHGERFCVVTHLLSVSLNQRVRLKVFAPNEDLPVVDSLQPVWSAATWFEREAFDLYGIVFEGHDDLRRILTDYGFIGHPFRKDFPVSGHVEMRYDAEQKRVVYQPVSIEPREVTPRVIREDNYGGLH
- a CDS encoding NuoB/complex I 20 kDa subunit family protein; its protein translation is MAIEGVMKEGFVTTTYDSVVNWAKTGSLWPMTFGLACCAVEMMHAGAARYDIDRFGMLFRPSPRQSDLMIVAGTLCNKMAPALRKVYDQMPEPRWVLSMGSCANGGGYYHYSYSVVRGCDRIVPVDVYVPGCPPTAEALLYGVIQLQQKIRRTNTIARA
- the nuoE gene encoding NADH-quinone oxidoreductase subunit NuoE codes for the protein MNSDTLKHASAPLSQEMLDKFAREVAKYPPAGKDSAVMACLAFIQQEEGYVSLQRERDVAEYLSMAPIAVHEVTTFYNMYNQHPVGKYKLNVCTNLPCLLRDGAKALAHLEKKLGIVMGGTTADGFFTLQQSECLGACADSPVMLVNDRTMCSFMSNEKLDQLIDGLRGATTGEAS
- a CDS encoding NADH-quinone oxidoreductase subunit A — protein: MNLDSYLPVLLFILVGVGVGILPQAIGYVLGPNRPDAAKNAPYECGFEAFEDARMKFDVRYYLVAILFILFDLEIAFLFPWAIALKEIGAVGFWAMMIFLAILVVGFAYEWKKGALDWE
- the nuoF gene encoding NADH-quinone oxidoreductase subunit NuoF, yielding MSPDQVLSQFQATGVQTCFHDRHIGAQIYAGLDGTNWRLSDYEARGGYAALRKILNEGMTSDQVIAEVKASGLRGRGGAGFPTGLKWSFMPRQFPGQKYLVCNSDEGEPGTCKDRDILQFNPHIVIEGMAIAAFAMGISVGYNYIHGEIFTSYDRFEEALEEARAAGYLGDGIMGSTYNFQLHAAHGFGAYICGEETALLESLEGKKGQPRFKPPFPASFGLYGKPTTINNTETFAAVPWIIRNGGSAYLECGKPNNGGTKIYSVSGDVELPGNYEVPMGTPFSKLLELAGGVRKGRTLKAVIPGGSSSPVLPAAIMMDCTMDYDSIAKAGSMLGSGAVIVMDDSRSMVESLRRLSYFYMHESCGQCTPCREGTGWLWRVVDRIHNGLGKQTDMDLLNSVADNIQGRTICALGDAAAMPVRAMIKHFRHEFEALIPGYAPNAAAKA